One window of the Candidatus Zixiibacteriota bacterium genome contains the following:
- a CDS encoding hypothetical protein (Evidence 5 : Unknown function) — MKQRAKSNSIYASLFISLIISLIFATSIYAFDGQRKGINLGLGMGATPVSNIKYFGDGKFAFAVDFFIGYSIDNQNTFLWSAKGSFYYDSKYDRVIGHEVDGLNWYHYFRPRSRSLYSIIGFGISTYWSQCWTSDHGVGLVAGAGYEFARHLGISVYGLLGNPDNADERFSSLNITVSGMVY; from the coding sequence ATGAAACAGCGGGCAAAATCCAACTCAATTTATGCTTCTTTATTCATTTCTTTGATAATCTCACTGATATTTGCGACAAGTATCTATGCCTTTGACGGGCAAAGAAAAGGGATTAACTTGGGGCTTGGAATGGGAGCGACACCGGTTTCAAATATTAAATATTTCGGCGATGGGAAATTTGCCTTCGCTGTGGATTTTTTTATTGGATATTCAATTGATAATCAGAACACGTTTTTATGGTCGGCCAAAGGATCGTTTTACTACGATTCGAAATATGATCGGGTAATCGGGCACGAAGTTGACGGTCTTAATTGGTATCATTATTTCCGGCCCCGAAGCCGATCGCTTTACAGTATAATCGGGTTTGGCATTTCCACCTACTGGTCCCAGTGCTGGACCAGTGATCATGGCGTGGGATTGGTTGCCGGCGCCGGATATGAATTTGCCCGGCATCTGGGTATCAGTGTTTATGGCCTGCTGGGGAATCCTGACAATGCCGATGAGCGTTTCAGCAGTTTGAATATTACCGTATCGGGAATGGTGTATTGA
- a CDS encoding membrane hypothetical protein (Evidence 5 : Unknown function), with product MTTDDLNIPQDTLDELYRFVILRYQQESERPINLNSKVSVYFAATALIFGGLAPIYVRFPIGASILHITIYLLLFIAMILLCIILWHFKDFFHGYNYAYPPEIEKIESYIKILIEYFCKYSENYSKIGSANLVISKAYKIYMIGTLSDCINSDFKANNAKSAALVIIGRAISYLFIIVLASLLIFFLIK from the coding sequence ATGACCACCGATGATTTGAATATTCCCCAAGATACATTGGATGAGCTTTATAGATTTGTGATACTAAGATATCAGCAAGAATCTGAACGGCCGATTAATCTAAATTCTAAGGTATCCGTATATTTTGCAGCAACTGCATTAATATTTGGGGGTTTAGCGCCAATATATGTGAGATTCCCAATAGGCGCTTCAATACTACATATCACTATTTATTTGCTTTTATTTATTGCTATGATATTGCTATGCATAATTTTATGGCATTTTAAAGATTTTTTTCACGGTTATAATTATGCTTATCCACCTGAAATTGAAAAAATTGAATCGTACATAAAGATCTTAATTGAGTATTTCTGCAAATATTCTGAAAATTATTCAAAAATAGGTAGTGCAAATTTGGTAATTAGCAAAGCATACAAAATATACATGATTGGCACCTTGTCAGATTGTATTAATAGCGATTTTAAAGCCAATAATGCTAAATCGGCGGCATTGGTTATTATAGGAAGGGCAATTTCATATTTATTCATAATTGTGCTGGCGTCATTGCTGATATTTTTTTTAATTAAATAA
- a CDS encoding hypothetical protein (Evidence 5 : Unknown function) — MEFFQQILLKIFQSTWSIVKKQWIGFIAGLLVGAIIFTLFFYPSILKFKNLGRNLGNFEVPKGKTVQISSNELAVTFNSSNYYMKDNDSLLCYPSFNIWVVGTSWDTYNNFNTGRRMLLQSKFHEFVIELNSINIDGKDTIAEFSIYRERIAESGH; from the coding sequence ATGGAATTCTTTCAACAAATTTTGCTTAAAATATTTCAATCAACATGGAGCATCGTCAAAAAGCAATGGATTGGTTTCATAGCGGGCTTACTTGTGGGAGCTATAATATTTACTTTGTTTTTTTATCCATCAATTTTAAAGTTTAAAAATCTCGGACGCAATCTAGGCAATTTTGAAGTACCCAAGGGCAAAACAGTACAAATCTCAAGCAATGAACTGGCCGTAACTTTTAATAGTTCAAATTACTATATGAAAGATAATGATTCATTATTATGTTATCCGTCGTTCAATATTTGGGTTGTCGGTACCAGTTGGGATACTTACAACAATTTTAATACTGGCCGTCGTATGCTTCTTCAAAGCAAATTTCATGAATTTGTGATTGAACTGAATAGTATTAATATTGATGGTAAGGATACAATTGCAGAATTTTCAATATATAGGGAGAGAATCGCAGAGTCCGGACATTAA
- a CDS encoding putative Subtilisin (Evidence 3 : Putative function from multiple computational evidences; Product type e : enzyme): MRKYLFAIIITLTASLTFAGQIPLQVPAKAIKISDRFREVINNTPVDQPIKAWVFFTDKGIFDETGYKTALAGIQNRFAPKAIQRRSDRSVSPGLDFYDIPVFEPYLDSLRSLGAKVLTASRWLNAASIEAESSVLNAIADKPFVAELKPVGRFVRQPEPTTVLKPSGVPIPDSLYGVSLTQVNQIKVPVLQKFGYSGKGVLIAFFDTGFKLDHPVFDTLRPHVLATYDFINGDSTVTDSTPNVDQLDHGTLVLSACGGFTSGTLIGPSYGADYILAKTEIRDTEIVAEEFNWVAASEWADSIGADIISSSLGYNDWYTYEDINGQTAPITIAADIAATRGIAVFNAAGNERCNSPANCFYYVTPPADGFHVMAVGAVDYLGNILAFSSAGPTYDGRIKPDIVAMGSGVVSAHYTGGYTYASGTSLSTPLAAGAAGLLLEVHPGWGPAELDTAMKSSADRYENPDNLYGWGLFNTFKAADLFHLDPIAPLRLAVGDSVNIHVTVSKIIDSIPILTLVDPPVGASLTDSGNGAGLFTFHVSSANLGATSLTFVATVGPAADTLIVPLTVTGESGIVAGPNPFSDSVVIFLGKSGELKKISIHAADGGKVWENFSDNYNSTRGTVVWRGVNDEGKEVAPGVYFLVIQTDRELKKIKVFKK, from the coding sequence GTGCGGAAATATCTGTTCGCCATCATTATCACCCTGACCGCCTCATTAACCTTCGCCGGCCAGATCCCGCTTCAAGTCCCGGCCAAAGCGATCAAGATTTCGGACCGTTTCCGGGAGGTCATAAATAATACTCCCGTCGATCAGCCGATCAAGGCCTGGGTCTTTTTCACGGATAAGGGGATATTTGATGAAACCGGCTATAAGACCGCCCTTGCCGGAATACAGAATCGTTTTGCGCCCAAAGCGATTCAACGGAGGAGCGATAGAAGCGTATCTCCCGGACTCGATTTTTATGATATCCCGGTCTTTGAGCCGTATCTCGATTCGCTTCGTTCTCTCGGAGCGAAAGTATTGACCGCCTCGCGGTGGCTCAATGCGGCTTCGATAGAGGCCGAATCGTCCGTTCTTAATGCGATTGCAGACAAACCGTTTGTTGCGGAATTGAAACCGGTGGGCCGTTTTGTCCGTCAGCCGGAACCGACTACAGTCCTCAAACCGTCGGGGGTGCCGATTCCGGATTCGCTCTACGGGGTATCTCTCACGCAGGTCAATCAGATTAAGGTTCCGGTTCTTCAGAAATTCGGATACAGCGGCAAAGGGGTTTTGATCGCTTTCTTTGATACCGGCTTTAAACTCGACCATCCGGTTTTTGATACGCTTCGCCCACATGTGTTGGCCACCTATGATTTCATCAACGGTGACAGCACGGTGACCGATTCGACCCCCAATGTTGACCAACTGGATCACGGGACTCTGGTTCTTTCGGCCTGCGGGGGATTTACCTCGGGGACCCTGATCGGGCCGTCGTACGGCGCCGACTATATTCTGGCGAAAACCGAAATAAGGGACACGGAGATAGTCGCCGAGGAATTCAACTGGGTGGCGGCCTCGGAGTGGGCCGATTCCATCGGGGCCGATATAATTTCGTCGTCGCTCGGTTATAACGATTGGTACACTTATGAAGATATTAACGGTCAGACGGCGCCGATAACGATCGCCGCCGATATCGCCGCGACCCGGGGTATCGCCGTCTTCAACGCCGCCGGGAACGAACGGTGCAATTCGCCCGCCAACTGCTTTTATTATGTCACGCCGCCGGCCGACGGGTTTCATGTGATGGCGGTAGGGGCGGTTGACTATCTCGGCAATATCCTGGCTTTTTCATCAGCGGGACCGACTTACGACGGGCGGATCAAGCCGGATATCGTGGCGATGGGCTCGGGGGTGGTTTCCGCCCATTATACCGGCGGGTATACTTATGCCAGCGGGACCTCGCTCTCGACACCTTTAGCGGCCGGGGCGGCCGGGTTGCTTCTGGAGGTTCATCCCGGTTGGGGCCCGGCGGAATTGGATACGGCAATGAAGAGCTCCGCCGACCGGTATGAGAATCCTGATAATCTTTATGGCTGGGGGCTATTTAACACTTTTAAGGCGGCGGATTTGTTTCATCTTGACCCGATAGCGCCTCTTCGGTTGGCGGTCGGGGATTCGGTGAATATTCATGTAACTGTAAGTAAGATAATAGATTCGATACCCATTCTGACGCTTGTCGATCCGCCTGTGGGGGCCTCTTTGACTGATAGCGGCAACGGGGCCGGGCTTTTTACATTCCATGTTTCGAGCGCCAATCTGGGGGCGACTTCGCTTACATTCGTGGCGACAGTCGGGCCGGCCGCCGACACTCTGATTGTGCCTTTGACCGTAACCGGCGAAAGCGGCATAGTCGCCGGGCCTAATCCATTTTCCGATTCTGTCGTCATTTTCCTCGGAAAAAGCGGTGAATTGAAAAAAATATCGATTCATGCGGCCGACGGGGGGAAAGTTTGGGAGAATTTCTCCGATAACTATAATAGTACACGAGGGACGGTGGTTTGGCGCGGGGTTAATGACGAGGGTAAGGAAGTTGCTCCGGGCGTTTATTTTTTGGTCATACAAACTGACCGGGAATTGAAGAAGATAAAAGTTTTTAAGAAATGA
- a CDS encoding hypothetical protein (Evidence 5 : Unknown function): MISAGYERKAIDGKLTRCAVFKIDLKGRFVYLDDLAEDLLLSPKECLFGHSVKGFLTEESYNTLNAILSRARHYETFFEAVDLEIIDAQKVAHPLRGIVSLNFVAGNPSNYQIILIPTSREEFFHTPEGDLNGRLYDFISDIETNFDWNDLAGLIREYAGASQVGVYEYADERLRLLGSSADLEFKDNRELMLTESRHVEVTINRKPVSMKEPDEAESREVCYPTVCGEACWGIIRILYKSGVAGPDDALVKASRLIGKSLFMYV, translated from the coding sequence ATGATCAGCGCCGGATACGAACGGAAGGCCATCGACGGAAAACTGACCCGATGCGCTGTTTTCAAAATCGATCTGAAGGGCCGCTTTGTTTATCTCGATGATTTAGCCGAAGATCTTCTGTTATCACCCAAAGAGTGCCTTTTCGGCCACTCCGTCAAAGGTTTCCTGACCGAGGAATCATACAATACGCTAAACGCAATCCTCTCCCGGGCCCGGCATTATGAGACTTTCTTTGAGGCGGTCGATCTGGAAATAATCGACGCCCAGAAGGTCGCGCACCCGCTTCGCGGTATTGTCTCATTGAATTTCGTGGCCGGAAATCCGTCGAACTATCAGATAATTCTGATCCCGACGTCGCGCGAGGAATTTTTTCATACTCCGGAAGGGGATCTCAACGGGCGACTCTATGATTTCATATCCGATATCGAAACCAATTTCGACTGGAACGATCTGGCCGGTTTGATTCGTGAATATGCGGGCGCGTCGCAGGTCGGAGTTTATGAATATGCCGACGAGCGGCTGCGGCTGCTGGGCTCATCGGCCGACCTGGAATTCAAAGACAATCGGGAACTGATGCTGACCGAGAGCCGTCATGTGGAAGTGACAATCAATCGCAAGCCGGTGTCTATGAAGGAGCCGGATGAAGCCGAATCGCGCGAGGTCTGCTATCCCACGGTGTGCGGCGAGGCCTGCTGGGGGATCATAAGGATTCTTTATAAAAGCGGCGTTGCCGGTCCCGATGACGCTCTGGTTAAAGCCAGCCGGTTGATTGGAAAATCCCTTTTCATGTATGTATAA
- a CDS encoding hypothetical protein (Evidence 5 : Unknown function): protein MKILTPGAETEIDNITNSSFSSPKGNENREFRSRRRLHLRRTAPEYLIRDPHSLKIVAKTAATLSHEINNPLMAITGIVERLLAKETELTPEMKEKIRQVGEAAARIRDVTERLMDIDALYFRPTAAGLMIDLDKVLHSEENVPAIGESEK from the coding sequence ATGAAAATCCTGACTCCCGGAGCCGAGACCGAAATCGATAATATCACCAATTCCAGTTTCTCCTCTCCGAAAGGAAACGAAAATAGAGAGTTTCGTTCCCGGCGGAGATTGCATCTTCGCCGCACCGCGCCGGAATATTTAATTCGGGATCCGCACTCGCTAAAAATTGTGGCCAAGACAGCCGCTACTTTATCTCATGAGATAAATAATCCTCTAATGGCCATCACCGGAATTGTCGAGCGGCTACTGGCCAAAGAGACCGAATTGACACCTGAAATGAAAGAGAAAATCCGTCAGGTGGGTGAAGCGGCCGCCAGGATTCGGGATGTGACGGAGCGTCTGATGGATATCGACGCCCTGTATTTCCGGCCGACCGCCGCCGGACTTATGATCGATCTCGACAAGGTTCTGCACTCTGAGGAGAATGTTCCGGCGATAGGGGAGAGCGAGAAATAA
- a CDS encoding conserved hypothetical protein (Evidence 4 : Unknown function but conserved in other organisms), which yields MEKVSFRNSQGLNLAGYLFRGGSDKIVIMAHGFASDKLSHGKTERVASALNENGYDALAFDFGGCGESDDDVITADNEVEDLKGVLEFARSEKYKRFALYGHSLGSLICLKAYRPEIETMVLTGALTGPMYYRWSDYYSEQQLRDLEARGYLADESDSQWRREVKIGKEMLHYFERIDQRELLTKVKCPVLIIQGNREDDEEELVLLENSKKGLPLLPEGSRLEIIDGAGHRLQENFDRVVSLVCDWYKKYF from the coding sequence ATGGAGAAGGTTTCATTCAGGAATTCCCAGGGTTTGAATCTGGCCGGATACCTATTTCGAGGCGGCTCGGATAAGATCGTTATCATGGCTCACGGTTTTGCATCGGACAAGTTATCGCACGGCAAAACCGAGCGTGTGGCTTCCGCCCTCAATGAAAATGGATACGACGCCCTGGCATTTGATTTCGGCGGATGCGGCGAAAGCGACGATGATGTCATTACGGCCGATAATGAAGTCGAGGATTTAAAGGGGGTGCTGGAGTTCGCCAGGTCCGAAAAATATAAGAGGTTCGCTTTATACGGCCACAGTCTCGGCTCTTTGATTTGCCTGAAAGCATATCGCCCCGAAATCGAGACCATGGTTCTGACCGGCGCGTTGACCGGCCCGATGTACTACCGATGGAGCGATTATTACTCCGAACAGCAGTTGCGGGATTTAGAGGCCCGGGGGTATTTGGCCGATGAGAGCGATTCCCAATGGCGGCGGGAAGTTAAAATCGGCAAAGAGATGCTTCATTATTTCGAACGAATCGACCAAAGGGAATTGCTGACAAAAGTCAAATGTCCGGTTCTGATAATCCAAGGTAACAGGGAAGATGATGAAGAGGAGTTGGTTTTGCTGGAGAATTCAAAAAAGGGGCTGCCGTTATTGCCGGAGGGTTCACGGCTGGAAATTATCGACGGGGCCGGTCACAGATTACAGGAAAATTTCGATCGGGTCGTTTCTCTGGTTTGCGATTGGTATAAGAAATATTTTTAG
- a CDS encoding conserved hypothetical protein (Evidence 4 : Unknown function but conserved in other organisms), whose translation MRRGKKNKSPIGINLDLFDPLPKILPNETPVAEATAAILPTGDELYNIFNRLNVAHFGGILPPVKISYSGKMLMAGSYTPARREIKIGLRYHRIFPSEIEDTLKHEMLHIVNPSHNRAFKAEARRIGASVKARSHPSLRAGVRYIYVCPACGREYPRRKRLRLASCGVCSSGGKFDSRFKLSLKKGTKKGNRGV comes from the coding sequence ATGCGCCGCGGGAAGAAAAATAAGTCGCCGATTGGGATTAATCTTGATCTGTTTGATCCGCTCCCGAAGATTTTGCCGAACGAGACGCCGGTTGCGGAAGCAACGGCGGCGATTCTTCCCACGGGAGACGAGCTTTATAATATTTTTAATCGTCTGAATGTTGCCCATTTCGGCGGGATTCTGCCGCCGGTCAAGATTTCATATTCCGGGAAGATGCTTATGGCCGGATCATATACGCCGGCAAGAAGAGAAATCAAAATCGGTCTCAGATATCACCGGATATTTCCCTCGGAGATTGAAGATACTCTCAAACATGAAATGCTTCATATAGTTAACCCGAGTCACAACCGGGCCTTTAAGGCCGAGGCCCGGCGGATTGGGGCATCGGTCAAGGCCCGCAGTCATCCGTCGCTGAGAGCCGGTGTTCGTTATATTTATGTCTGTCCGGCCTGCGGGCGGGAATATCCCCGCCGAAAACGGTTGCGCCTGGCTTCCTGCGGAGTTTGTTCCTCCGGCGGAAAATTCGATTCCAGGTTTAAATTAAGCCTTAAAAAGGGAACCAAAAAGGGGAACCGGGGCGTTTAA
- the rplM gene encoding 50S ribosomal subunit protein L13 (Evidence 2a : Function from experimental evidences in other organisms; PubMedId : 10094780, 12809609, 365580, 3884974, 9298646; Product type s : structure) produces MKTFIPKIEELNKKWYLLDLKGVTLGKAAVMTADILRGKNKPIFTPHLDTGDYVVAINAAHVNVSGAKSESKLYYRFSGYPGGLKVTPYARMMSTKAPDIFTHAVSGMLPKNRLGKKMIKKLHVYADEKHPHQAQKPELLKLTES; encoded by the coding sequence ATGAAGACGTTTATACCGAAAATCGAAGAACTGAATAAGAAGTGGTATCTGCTTGATCTCAAGGGGGTAACATTGGGTAAGGCGGCCGTGATGACGGCTGATATCCTTCGCGGCAAGAACAAGCCGATTTTCACCCCCCATCTGGACACCGGCGATTATGTTGTGGCCATCAATGCCGCTCATGTCAATGTCAGCGGGGCCAAGAGCGAGAGCAAGTTGTACTATCGTTTTTCAGGCTATCCCGGCGGCTTGAAGGTAACCCCTTATGCCCGCATGATGAGCACCAAGGCGCCGGATATTTTCACCCATGCCGTGTCGGGAATGCTTCCCAAGAACCGTCTGGGGAAAAAGATGATAAAGAAGCTGCATGTCTATGCCGATGAAAAGCATCCGCATCAGGCGCAGAAACCGGAACTGTTGAAATTAACCGAATCCTGA
- the rpsI gene encoding 30S ribosomal subunit protein S9 (Evidence 2a : Function from experimental evidences in other organisms; PubMedId : 10094780, 1091515, 12244297, 12809609, 3884974, 4346030, 7556101; Product type s : structure), whose translation MSETTFAATGRRKEAVAHAVIKVGGGKFVINDKTPQEYLKRGVLVDIINQPIQETETAGKLDIICNVNGGGLAGQAGAIRLAIARAIAKLDPDLRPQLRRKGYLTRDPRAVERKKFGRPKARRRFQYSKR comes from the coding sequence ATGAGCGAAACCACTTTTGCCGCGACCGGAAGAAGAAAAGAAGCGGTGGCCCACGCCGTAATCAAGGTTGGCGGCGGGAAGTTTGTCATTAACGACAAGACTCCCCAGGAATATCTGAAACGGGGCGTGCTGGTTGATATAATCAATCAGCCCATTCAAGAAACGGAAACGGCCGGAAAACTTGACATCATTTGCAATGTCAACGGCGGCGGTTTGGCCGGACAGGCCGGAGCGATTCGGCTGGCGATAGCCCGCGCGATCGCGAAACTCGATCCCGACCTGCGTCCCCAATTGCGGAGAAAAGGATATTTGACCCGCGACCCGCGTGCGGTGGAACGGAAGAAATTCGGCCGTCCCAAAGCCCGTCGCCGGTTCCAGTATTCCAAGCGCTAA
- the rpsB gene encoding 30S ribosomal subunit protein S2 (Evidence 2a : Function from experimental evidences in other organisms; PubMedId : 10094780, 12244297, 12809609, 1575737, 6272196, 7023985, 7556101, 9298646, 9716382; Product type s : structure), with protein MVTPEIKELLEAGVHFGHQTRRWNPKMKPFIFTERNGIYIIDLNKTLDAIKMACQKAREVMARGQTVLFVGTKKQAKDVIKEEALRCGQFFVTERWLGGMLTNFTTIKASIKKLKNMERMKEDGEMAKFTKKEISHFEHEMQKLDKALGGIKNMNYLPGLVYIVDAKKEKIAVSEAAKLGIPVVGVIDTNADPDPIDFPIAANDDAIKSIRIITKTFVDAVLEAQHSVSAEEIADTVESETSGRLTTYISSETEEDI; from the coding sequence ATGGTAACACCGGAAATCAAGGAATTGCTCGAAGCCGGGGTGCACTTCGGTCATCAGACCCGTCGCTGGAACCCCAAAATGAAACCGTTCATTTTCACGGAGCGGAACGGAATCTATATTATTGACCTCAACAAGACTCTCGATGCCATCAAGATGGCGTGCCAGAAGGCCCGCGAGGTTATGGCGCGCGGCCAGACGGTTCTCTTTGTCGGAACCAAGAAGCAGGCCAAGGATGTAATCAAGGAAGAGGCTTTGCGGTGCGGGCAGTTCTTTGTTACCGAGCGGTGGCTGGGCGGCATGCTGACCAATTTCACCACCATAAAGGCGTCTATCAAGAAGTTGAAAAATATGGAGCGGATGAAAGAGGACGGGGAAATGGCGAAATTCACCAAGAAGGAAATTTCCCATTTTGAGCATGAAATGCAGAAACTCGACAAGGCCCTGGGCGGTATCAAGAATATGAATTATCTGCCGGGGCTGGTTTATATAGTCGATGCCAAGAAGGAAAAGATCGCCGTTTCCGAGGCGGCCAAACTGGGGATCCCGGTGGTGGGCGTGATTGACACCAACGCCGATCCCGATCCTATTGATTTTCCAATCGCGGCCAATGACGACGCCATCAAGTCGATTCGGATAATTACCAAAACCTTTGTCGATGCCGTCCTGGAGGCCCAGCATTCGGTGTCGGCCGAAGAGATTGCCGATACGGTCGAGTCCGAAACCTCGGGCCGTCTTACAACCTACATCTCATCCGAGACCGAAGAAGATATTTAG
- the tsf gene encoding Elongation factor Ts — MEITAQKVKELREKTGAGMMDCKKALAETDGDFEKAISYLREKGIAKAASKAGRSTKEGIIVSYIHPGDKLGVLVEINCETDFVARTDDFRQFSKDIAMQIAATSPLAVTREGIDSHTIEQESQIYRQQAINEGKPEKILDKIVTGKLDKYYAEVCLMEQAFVKDSEKTITDLLNGLIAKLGENISIKRFVRFRLGE; from the coding sequence ATGGAAATAACAGCACAAAAAGTTAAAGAACTACGCGAAAAAACCGGCGCCGGCATGATGGATTGCAAAAAGGCCCTGGCCGAGACCGACGGTGATTTTGAAAAGGCGATCAGTTATCTTCGGGAGAAGGGGATAGCCAAAGCGGCCAGCAAGGCCGGACGGAGCACCAAAGAAGGTATCATTGTTTCCTATATTCATCCCGGCGATAAACTGGGCGTTCTGGTCGAGATCAACTGTGAAACCGATTTTGTGGCGCGCACCGATGATTTTCGGCAGTTTTCCAAAGATATAGCCATGCAGATCGCTGCGACCAGCCCGCTGGCCGTGACCCGCGAGGGAATAGATTCTCATACGATCGAACAGGAATCCCAAATTTATCGGCAACAGGCGATCAATGAAGGCAAGCCGGAAAAAATCCTCGATAAGATTGTCACCGGCAAATTGGATAAATATTATGCGGAAGTCTGCCTGATGGAACAGGCCTTTGTCAAAGACAGCGAGAAGACCATAACGGATCTCCTGAATGGCCTGATCGCCAAACTGGGCGAAAATATATCGATTAAGCGTTTCGTCCGATTCCGGCTGGGTGAATGA
- the pyrH gene encoding uridylate kinase (Evidence 2a : Function from experimental evidences in other organisms; PubMedId : 1447125, 169229, 7711027, 9457846, 9677289; Product type e : enzyme) produces MGQDGQSPAPRYRRILLKLSGEALLGKQSFGIDLDTLEYICGEIKEIRNLGLEIGIVVGGGNIFRGVATSRAGIDRVTADNMGMLSTVINSLALQDKLEKLGQYTRVMAAVHIQSFAEPYIRRRAIRHMEKGRIVILAAGTGNPYFTTDTAAALRAKELHADVMLKATKVDGVYAADPVKYPDSEFYSKLTYMDVVRRELGVMDLTAITMCKDNKIPVIVFNLNAPGNLKKVIMGEEVGTLIS; encoded by the coding sequence ATGGGTCAGGACGGCCAATCTCCCGCTCCCCGATACCGTCGGATTCTGCTTAAATTATCCGGTGAGGCCCTGCTGGGAAAACAGTCGTTCGGAATTGACCTCGACACCCTTGAATATATCTGCGGTGAAATCAAAGAAATCAGGAATCTCGGCTTAGAGATAGGCATTGTTGTCGGCGGCGGCAATATTTTCCGCGGCGTGGCGACATCCCGCGCCGGCATTGACCGTGTTACGGCCGACAATATGGGCATGCTATCTACCGTCATAAATTCTCTGGCCCTTCAGGATAAGTTGGAGAAACTCGGTCAGTATACCCGGGTTATGGCGGCGGTTCATATCCAGTCTTTTGCAGAACCGTATATCCGCCGCCGGGCGATACGGCATATGGAAAAGGGACGTATTGTCATTCTGGCGGCCGGGACCGGGAATCCGTATTTCACGACCGATACCGCCGCGGCACTTCGGGCCAAAGAACTCCATGCCGACGTGATGCTCAAGGCGACCAAGGTCGACGGTGTTTACGCCGCCGATCCGGTCAAATATCCCGATTCCGAATTCTATTCCAAACTGACCTATATGGATGTTGTCAGACGGGAACTCGGCGTTATGGATCTGACCGCCATAACCATGTGCAAAGACAATAAAATTCCGGTCATCGTGTTTAACCTTAATGCCCCCGGAAATCTTAAAAAAGTGATTATGGGAGAAGAGGTTGGCACTTTAATTAGTTAA
- the frr gene encoding ribosome recycling factor (Evidence 2a : Function from experimental evidences in other organisms; PubMedId : 1447125, 8183897, 9298646; Product type f : factor), translating to MPEKTYLETDEKMKKSFQSIQKEFSTIRTGKASASLLDSVRVDYHGTIMPLNQVASISAPEARLLIVQAWDKTIVGEISKAIQKADLGLNPLLEGNIIRLPIPSLNEERRKELVKHCRKVAEEGKVAIRNIRRDANEHLKKDEKDKKINEDEHKKGAEKIQKLTDHYIALIDDLMGAKEKEIMEV from the coding sequence ATGCCTGAGAAAACTTATCTTGAAACCGATGAAAAGATGAAAAAGAGCTTTCAGTCCATTCAGAAAGAATTTTCGACCATTCGTACCGGCAAGGCCTCCGCTTCTTTACTGGATAGTGTCCGGGTCGATTATCACGGAACGATTATGCCCCTCAATCAGGTGGCATCGATATCGGCTCCCGAAGCCCGCCTGCTGATTGTTCAGGCCTGGGATAAAACCATTGTCGGCGAAATCTCCAAAGCGATTCAGAAGGCCGATTTGGGCCTCAATCCCCTGCTGGAAGGGAACATTATCCGCCTTCCCATACCTTCGCTCAATGAAGAACGGCGCAAAGAGCTGGTCAAACACTGCCGGAAAGTCGCCGAAGAAGGTAAAGTGGCCATTCGCAATATCCGCCGTGACGCCAACGAACATTTAAAAAAAGACGAAAAAGACAAAAAGATCAACGAAGACGAGCATAAAAAAGGGGCGGAAAAAATCCAGAAGTTGACCGACCATTATATTGCCTTGATCGATGATTTGATGGGCGCCAAAGAAAAAGAAATAATGGAGGTTTAG